In the Pseudomonadota bacterium genome, GCGCCGTCCGCGCAAGCCATTCCGCTGGATTCATGCCCTGCCCTCCCGGCGTCACCATGGCCGCCCGCGCGACCCATTTCAAATCTTGACCGGGGCCGTGACCCCGGCCACCAAACACCCATGACAACCGGACGATGCCTCTGCGGTGCCACGAGCTGGGAATTCGACGGCGCGCCCGTCTGGTCCTGCTACTGCCATTGCGACGATTGCCGGCGCAACTGCGCGGCCCCCGTGGTGGCCTGGCTCGGCGCGCCGCGCGAGCTCTTCCGCTGGACAGGGGCCGCGCCACGCACGTTTCAGAGCTCCCCAGGCGTCGCGCGCCATTTCTGCGCAGACTGCGGCACGCCCCTGGGCTTCGAGGCCGATCACTATCCAGGCGACATGCATCTCTACGCCGCCTCCCTCGACGACCCCGCAGAGTTCACGCCGGAGTTCCACGTCTTCTGGACCGCGCGCCTCCCATGGCTCCCGCTCAAGGACGACCTGCCGAAATATCCGCGCTCGCTGAACGAGGCGCCGCCCGAGCTCCGCGCGCGGCACCCCTAGGCCGGGCGTCAGCCGGGCGCCCGCCCTAGCCGCACTTCGAGTAGCCGCAATTCGCACATGTCATGCAGCCCTCGATCATGCGCATCTCGAAGCTGCCGCAGCTCGAGCACGCCGCGCCCGGGCGCGCCTGCATCTGGTGCACCTCCGCCTGCGGGTCGGCCTTCAGGCCCATCCCTTCGCCCGCGATGAACCCGATGGAGATCAGGTGCTGCTCGATCACGCCGCCGATGGCCGCCAGGATGGACGGGACGTATTTGCCCTGCATCCACGCCCCGCCACGAGGGTCGAACACGGCCTTCAGCTCCTCGACGACGAAGCTCACATCCCCGCCGCGCCGGAAGACCGCCGAGATCATCCGCGTGAGCGCCACCGTCCAGGCGAAATGCTCCATGTTCTTCGAGTTCACGAAGATCTCGAAGGGCCGCCGCTGCCGCCCGAGCACGATGTCATTGATCGTGATGTAGAGTGCGTGCTCGCTGTCGGGCCATTTGAGCTTGTAGGTGGAGCCCTCGAGCGCCGCGGGCCGGTCGAGCGGCTCGGACAGGTGCACGATATCTGCGCCCCCCGCCGGCACCTCGAGCGCGGCGATCTGCGTGGCGTGCTCCACGTCCCGGCCCTGCGCCGGGACCTCCGCCTCGGCCTTCGCATCCTCGGAGACCGAAAGCACCGAGCCCGTCACATCGTTCGGTCGATACGTCGTGCAGCCCTTACAGCCCTGATCCCAGGCAGCCATGTAGACATCCTTGAAATCCTCGAAGGAAATGTCGGCGGGGCAGTTGATCGTCTTCGAGATCGAGCTGTCCACCCAGCGCTGCGCCGCCGCCTGCATCCGGACATGCTCGAGCGGGGCAAGAGTCTGCGCGTTCACGAAGTAGTCGGGCAGCGGCGCGTCGCCCCTCAGCTCGCGCCACATCTGCACCGCGTAGTCGACCACCTCTTCCTCGGTTTTCGAGCCATCGGGCTGCAGGACTTTGCGCGTGTAGGCATAGGCGAAGACCGGCTCGATGCCGGAGGACACGTTGCCGGCATAGAGCGAGATCGTCCCCGTGGGCGCGATCGAGGTGACGAGCGCGTTGCGGATTCCGTGCTCGGCCACCGCTGCGCGGACCTCTTCGGGCATGGTCTGCATCGTCTCCGAGGCGAGATAGGCGTCCCGGTCAAAGAGCGGGAACGGCCCCTTCTCTTTCGCCAACTGCGCCGAGGCCAGGTACGCGGCCCGCGCGATGCGGCCCAGCCAGCGATCGGTGAGACGCGCTGCCTCCTCCGAGCCATAGCGCGAGCCCACCATGAGGAGCGCATCGGCGAGCCCCGTGACGCCCAGCCCGATCCGGCGTTTGGCCTCGGCCTCGCGCGCCTGCGCCTCGAGCGGGAAGCGGGAGGCATCGACGACGTTGTCCATCATCCGCACCGCGGTCGTCACGAGATCATCGAGCGCGCCCTCGTCGAGCGCCGCGCCCTCGGAGAAGGGCTCCGGCACCAGCTTTGCGAGGTTGATCGAGCCGAGGAGGCACGCGCCATAGGGCGGGAGCGGCTGCTCGCCGCAGGGGTTCGTGGCCGCGATCGTCTCGCAGTAGTTCAGGTTGTTGGCGCGGTTGATGCGGTCGATGAAGATCACACCCGGTTCGGCATAATCGAACGTCGATTGCATGATCTTGTCCCAAAGGTCGCGCGCCCGCACCGTGCGGTAGGTCTTGCCGTCAAAGACGAGGTCCCAGGGCTTGTCGGCTTTCACCGCCTCCATGAACGGATCGGTGACGAGCACCGAGACGTTGAACATGCGGAGCCGCGCGGCATCGGATTTCGCCTCGATGAAGGCCTCGATATCGGGGTGATCGCAGCGCAGCACCGCCATCATCGCGCCCCGGCGCGAGCCGGCCGACATGATCGTGCGGCACATCGCATCCCACACATCCATGAAGGAGAGCGGGCCGGAGGCATCGGCGGCCACGCCCGCCACAGCGGCGCCCTTGGGCCGGATCGTGGAGAAATCGTACCCGATCCCGCCGCCCTGCTGCATCGTGAGCGCGGCCTCTTTCAGCATGTCGAAGATGCCGCCCATGTCGTCGGGGATGGTGCCCATGACAAAGCAGTTGAAGAGCGTCACCTTGCGCCCGGTGCCCGCGCCCGCGGTGATCCGGCCGGCGGGGAGGAACCGAAAGTCCTCCAGAGCATTAAGGAATTGTTCCTCGTGACGGTCCGGGTCCGTTTCGACACTTGATAGGGCCCGGGCCACCCGCGCCCACGTATCGTCGACCGTCTCGTCAAGCGGTGTTCCATCCGCATCCTTGAGGCGGTACTTCATATCCCAGATTTGCTCGGCGACGGGCGCAGTGAAGCGGGTCATGACAGAACCTCAATATCTAGCGGTGAGTGCGTCAGGTAGTGTTTGCAGCATAGCCGGCCACCACATCTAGATGTAGCTTCCTTTGCGCCGGGAATCGCAATATATAGAAAGTCGCGGCATCTGCACAACATCTGGTGGCCCATGGCACACGTGAACCTAGTCAAACTATGCGTCGGCGCAGACAGCATCGCCGATCTGGAGGCCTGGCAGGCCGAGCGCCGTTCCCGAGGGCTTACGCATCGCCACGTCACCCGCATGTGGCCGAAGCGCGAGACCGAGATCCTCGAGGGCGGCTCGCTCTACTGGGTCATCAAGGGCGTGATCCTCTGCCGGCAGCGCGTGCTCAGGCTCGACGAGGTGATCGGCCAGGACGGGACGCGGCGCTGCGGGATCGTGCTCGACCCCGCGATCGTCCGCACCACGCCCGCGCAGCGCCGCCCTTTCCAGGGCTGGCGCTACCTGTCGGCGGAGGACGCGCCCGCCGATCTCCGGTCCTCGGAAGCGCGTGAAAAGCTGCCGCCCGGCCTCGAGCTCGCGCTCTCCGAAATCGGCGTCCTCTGAGGCTGCGTCACTCTGTCCATCGTCTTGGCGGCATCATGGCTGGCCCGTGGTATGCACTGGTCTACCTCGGCATCGAACGGACATGAGGGACCCCAAGAATGGACATCCGCATCGTACTCGGCGTCGTGACCCTGCTCTTCGCCTACCTCGCCTTCTTCAGCGAGGGCGACCATTCCATCAACATCGTCGATAAGTTCACCGTCTTGGTGGAAGACGAGGCGTCCGCCGAGGACAGCGACAGCTAGGCGAGCCGTGCGCGCAGCGCCTCGAGTGCTGCTGCATCGCCCTGCGTGAGCTCCGCGCCGAGCGACTGGAACAGAGTCGCCTGGCTTTGGTGAATGAGACCGTCCTCCAGCACGCGCAAGTGGTTGGCCGTGAGGGTCGCGCCTGTCGAGGTGATATCGGCCACGGCCTCCGCCGTCTCGTTCTTGACCGTGCCTTCCGTGGCGCCCTGGCTGTCGACGAGCTGGTAATCGGCCACACCGTGGGCCGCCAGATGCTGCCTCACCAGGCGATGGTATTTCGTGGCGATGCGCAGCCGGAAACCGTTCCGCGCACGGAAGGCAGCGGCGACGGCATCGAG is a window encoding:
- a CDS encoding GFA family protein codes for the protein MTTGRCLCGATSWEFDGAPVWSCYCHCDDCRRNCAAPVVAWLGAPRELFRWTGAAPRTFQSSPGVARHFCADCGTPLGFEADHYPGDMHLYAASLDDPAEFTPEFHVFWTARLPWLPLKDDLPKYPRSLNEAPPELRARHP
- the hisG gene encoding ATP phosphoribosyltransferase, whose translation is MIKLGVPSKGRLMEETFAWFAARGVVLSKAGGDREYVGRVEGIDGLEMVLLSAGEIPRELADGRIHLGVTGSDLIREKLAAWETKVAELAPMGFGHADLVVAVPAFWTDCTLLHDLDAVAAAFRARNGFRLRIATKYHRLVRQHLAAHGVADYQLVDSQGATEGTVKNETAEAVADITSTGATLTANHLRVLEDGLIHQSQATLFQSLGAELTQGDAAALEALRARLA
- a CDS encoding adenosylcobalamin-dependent ribonucleoside-diphosphate reductase, yielding MTRFTAPVAEQIWDMKYRLKDADGTPLDETVDDTWARVARALSSVETDPDRHEEQFLNALEDFRFLPAGRITAGAGTGRKVTLFNCFVMGTIPDDMGGIFDMLKEAALTMQQGGGIGYDFSTIRPKGAAVAGVAADASGPLSFMDVWDAMCRTIMSAGSRRGAMMAVLRCDHPDIEAFIEAKSDAARLRMFNVSVLVTDPFMEAVKADKPWDLVFDGKTYRTVRARDLWDKIMQSTFDYAEPGVIFIDRINRANNLNYCETIAATNPCGEQPLPPYGACLLGSINLAKLVPEPFSEGAALDEGALDDLVTTAVRMMDNVVDASRFPLEAQAREAEAKRRIGLGVTGLADALLMVGSRYGSEEAARLTDRWLGRIARAAYLASAQLAKEKGPFPLFDRDAYLASETMQTMPEEVRAAVAEHGIRNALVTSIAPTGTISLYAGNVSSGIEPVFAYAYTRKVLQPDGSKTEEEVVDYAVQMWRELRGDAPLPDYFVNAQTLAPLEHVRMQAAAQRWVDSSISKTINCPADISFEDFKDVYMAAWDQGCKGCTTYRPNDVTGSVLSVSEDAKAEAEVPAQGRDVEHATQIAALEVPAGGADIVHLSEPLDRPAALEGSTYKLKWPDSEHALYITINDIVLGRQRRPFEIFVNSKNMEHFAWTVALTRMISAVFRRGGDVSFVVEELKAVFDPRGGAWMQGKYVPSILAAIGGVIEQHLISIGFIAGEGMGLKADPQAEVHQMQARPGAACSSCGSFEMRMIEGCMTCANCGYSKCG
- a CDS encoding DUF1489 domain-containing protein: MAHVNLVKLCVGADSIADLEAWQAERRSRGLTHRHVTRMWPKRETEILEGGSLYWVIKGVILCRQRVLRLDEVIGQDGTRRCGIVLDPAIVRTTPAQRRPFQGWRYLSAEDAPADLRSSEAREKLPPGLELALSEIGVL